A genomic segment from Daphnia carinata strain CSIRO-1 chromosome 1, CSIRO_AGI_Dcar_HiC_V3, whole genome shotgun sequence encodes:
- the LOC130691712 gene encoding transforming growth factor beta receptor type 3-like, whose amino-acid sequence MVMARIVGRCCLLALVAAIVMSCWTTSTASPVARTDAFGAGPDLCVVQTPLMTRHFQAWRQAEEAVLTRGCSNRSGIVTTHEVHLIRLTNAGNSVLLEVDGTDKPANTRLALILDADTTVKWTVRLVGRSVDSNSQESTIIVTGNSVLDLSELKASVTNRPKEGRNALLRFIERRFKALHSFSQVDAGGSQLRLRLTLAAGSDASLCDYETTNASPVLQASRMEPQSVEGCFHTEQAGSYPKDVHVIDLDNGQPESKNKNNSVHIHLAAGGADEEMSQPRDVALVLKSARPVRWIVSSAPVLTGSLLILAEHQVDISGLSARQQSDVRSQQNLPESFPLLILSVTADLGPPVSYVKPAPATNSVEIVIGKKQQQQLRLPSSNVVKQQVENLNGAASHSSPSTEMALRSLGRSGGAGYSQQNTPNRGTGTQRSVAWTLQQSVRVQCGSNYLTASLPRPMAEALGVVGLFLNDRGCSGKRNASHWMVKTHVTSCGSTSRIDGKLTTYSNAVHIQLRAVHPQQNDDEDFEGSGVDGYPSSAARQVTIPIQCHSEPNFPVGFGDKLDDDNVMDTDVDLPVGQTDLYHMEIHRNKEWTVPVVTGPMNEASKAEVVFDETLHVRTWIDGVSYIQIVTEKCWVSNSSDSEQPPRLILIRNTCPADLSVQVRQIERGDTDGGFSFHVSKDYADLGQLYIHCKLGLCSNQPSKVQGSLKMCIDPSQYCSGRHVLKPFLDESVSTAQQILVRGPLRMVAKATFAQQNKIGASGDVTTSPGSLVTAGQNNGVTGTQQVILVGVSTEVTVGIALASFVIGVGLTAILWCIHMRTDPYRRVMNRKTRSSRSNNRCQAIGAKCSPMIRPRSGVDHHRTSLQQVAIGTQQQQQQLIAAQPASDSMDKQPQQLQHQFTYDYDVSSSQSNSSGSQCSREDSSPTPNSQTPMNVASAR is encoded by the exons atggtgaTGGCACGCATAGTTGGCCGCTGTTGCCTTTTGGCGTTGGTTGCCGCCATCGTGATGAGTTGCTGGACGACATCCACGGCCAGTCCCGTGGCCCGCACCGATGCCTTCg gagctggACCGGACTTGTGTGTCGTGCAAACGCCTCTAATGACCCGCCATTTTCAGGCCTGGCGCCAGGCTGAGGAGGCCGTACTGACCCGAGGCTGTTCGAACCGGTCGGGAATAGTCACCACTCacgag GTCCACCTCATACGACTGACGAATGCTGGAAACTCGGTTCTGTTGGAGGTGGATGGGACGGACAAGCCGGCCAATACGCGCTTAGCTCTCATCCTCGATGCTGACACAACTGTGAAATGGACGGTTCGGCTCGTCGGTAGAAGTGTTGATTCTAACTCGCAAGAAAGCACAATAATT GTGACGGGCAATTCCGTGCTCGACCTGTCTGAATTGAAAGCAAGCGTTACCAACCGTCCCAAGGAGGGCCGGAATGCTCTGCTGCGTTTCATCGAACGCCGCTTCAAGGCTCTCCACTCGTTCAGTCAAGTGGATGCCGGTGGTAGTCAACTACGACTTCGCTTGACTCTGGCCGCCGGATCTGACGCCTCCCTCTGCGACTATGAGACGACCAATGCCAGTCCCGTCTTGCAAGCAAGTCGAATGGAGCCACAATCGGTGGAAGGCTGTTTCCATACGGAACAAGCGGGCAGCTATCCAAA GGATGTTCACGTGATAGATTTGGACAACGGCCAACCCGAGTCTAAGAATAAGAACAACAGCGTACACATTCACTTAGCGGCCGGTGGGGCGGATGAGGAGATGAGTCAGCCACGCGACGTGGCTCTCGTGCTCAAGTCGGCCCGACCTGTCCGTTGGATCGTCTCGTCTGCACCCGTCTTGACCGGCTCGCTCCTGATCCTGGCAGAGCACCAGGTGGACATTAGCGGTCTTTCCGCTCGGCAACAATCGGACGTACGCAGCCAGCAGAATCTGCCGGAATCTTTCCCACTTTTGATATTGTCGGTGACGGCCGATCTCGGTCCGCCCGTCTCCTACGTCAAACCGGCACCAGCAACCAATAGCGTCGAGATCGTCATCGGCaaaaagcagcagcagcaactcCGCCTTCCATCGTCGA ATGTGGTCAAACAACAAGTCGAGAACCTAAACGGAGCAGCCAGCCACAGTTCGCCATCTACGGAGATGGCCCTCCGCAGTTTGGGTCGCAGTGGCGGTGCAGGCTACAGCCAACAGAACACGCCCAACCGAG GTACTGGGACGCAGCGGAGTGTGGCCTGGACACTGCAGCAGTCTGTACGGGTGCAATGCGGATCGAACTATCTGACGGCATCTTTGCCGAGGCCCATGGCCGAAGCGTTGGGCGTCGTCGGACTCTTCCTCAACGATCGCGGCTGTTCGGGGAAACGCAACGCCAGCCACTGGATGGTCAAAACTCATGTCACGTCCTGTGGCAGCACGTCGCGCATCGATGGCAAATTGACCACCTACTCCAACGCG GTTCATATCCAATTGCGAGCTGTCCACCCACAACAGAACGATGACGAAGATTTTGAAGGCTCTGGAGTGGATGGATATCCGTCGTCTGCTGCCCGTCAGGTGACCATTCCAATCCAATGTCATTCAGAGCCCAATTTCCCTGTTGGATTTGGTGACAAGTTGGATGACGACAACGTCATG GATACCGACGTGGATTTGCCAGTGGGACAGACGGACCTTTATCATATGGAGATCCATCGCAACAAAGAGTGGACTGTTCCGGTTGTCACTGGACCTATGAATGAGGCCAGCAAAGCTGAGGTGGTCTTTGATGAAACTTTGCACGTCCGTACGTGGATTGACGGAG TCTCTTACATCCAGATCGTGACGGAGAAATGCTGGGTGTCCAACAGTTCCGACAGCGAACAGCCACCTCGCTTGATTCTCATTCGTAACACTTGCCCAGCCGATCTGTCTGTCCAAGTGCGTCAAATTGAACGAGGTGACACGGACGGAGGTTTCAGTTTCCAC GTTTCCAAGGATTATGCCGATTTAGGACAGCTTTACATTCACTGCAAACTGGGCCTTTGCTCGAACCAACCCAGCAAAGTGCAGGGCAGCTTGAAAATG TGTATCGATCCGTCCCAATATTGTAGCGGACGCCATGTATTAAAACCTTTTCTAGACGAATCAGTATCAACAGCGCAGCAAATCCTGGTCCGCGGACCTCTTCGTATGGTCGCCAAAGCCACCTTTGCGCAGCAGAACA aaatcgGTGCGTCTGGAGACGTCACAACATCGCCCGGTTCGCTCGTCACGGCTGGCCAGAACAACGGAGTGACTGGCACGCAGCAAGTGATTCTCGTGGGCGTTTCAACAGAAGTAACAGTAGGCATCGCTCTGGCCTCGTTTGTCATCGGAGTCGGATTGACGGCCATTCTGTGGTGCATCCACATGAGAACAG ATCCGTATCGGCGAGTTATGAACCGGAAGACTCGGTCGAGTCGAAGTAACAATCGTTGCCAGGCGATCGGAGCCAAGTGTTCACCCATGATTCGGCCTCGCTCTGGCGTGGACCATCATCGTACGTCGTTGCAACAGGTTGCGATAGGAacccagcaacaacagcaacagctgATTGCAGCCCAACCGGCCAGTGACTCGATGGACAAGCAGCCGCAGCAATTGCAGCATCAGTTCACGTACGACTATGACGTTTCGTCGTCGCAGTCCAACAGCAGCGGGAGCCAGTGTAGCCGCGAAGACTCGTCGCCTACGCCCAACTCGCAAACGCCGATGAACGTGGCGTCTGCTCGTTGA